The genomic interval GGTGTAAAACACCTTTGTTATCCGCACTGTCGTATTCAACTTAAACTTTTTTGTAGCTTATTCTCAGGTTTAGCTACTCATAAAAGTCCGACAGTTGGATAATTGATAGCCAAATAGCTTTATATAAACTTCAGCCAAAATTTGGGGCCAGAAGTATATTTCGAATAGCCTATATGATCAACACTACATCAATGTATTCGTGTGCTTGGTATTAAACAAATAGCGTTTCCATCTGTCATGTTAGGAATTGCTATTGATCTAAAATAGACTACTAATTAATCATTTGTAGTCAGGCTATAAATATTAGCAATTATTTAATATGCGCCAAGACGCCGTCTAGTTCGTCTAAGTTGTTGTATTTTATTACTAACTTGCCTTTCCCTTTAGCTGAATGCTGAACTAATACTTCAGTGCCTAACTTTTCACCAAGCTCCTCTTCAAGCTGCTTGATATCTGGGTCAATTTTTTGTTCAGGTTTGGTTGTTTCAGCTTCAGCTTGTATTCGGCGAACAAGTGCTTCAGTTTGTCTTACAGAAAGCCCTTTTGCCACGATGGTTTTGGCAGCTACTAATTGTTGTGTTTTAGTTAGGGTTAAAATAGCTCTGGCATGACCCATTTCTAGATCACCATGTTCAAGCATGGTTTTGACATCATCAGCCAGGGTCATTAAGCGCAATAAGTTTGTAATGGTAGCACGTGATTTGCCTACTGCATCAGCTACTTGCTGCTGAGTTAAACCAAACTCCTGCTGTAGTCTATGAAGCGCCATGGCTTCTTCAATTGGATTTAAATCTTCACGCTGAATATTTTCAATGAGCGCCATAGCAATGGCTGCTTCATCGGGCACTTCGCGAATAACAGCAGGAATTTTTTCTAAACCTGCAAGTTGCGTTGCGCGCCAGCGTCTTTCACCGGCGATTATTTCGTATTTATTTTGACCAATAGGTCGTACCACAATGGGTTGCATTACCCCTTGGGCTTTTATAGAACTGGCTAATTCCTCTAGTGCTTCAGGGTGCATATCACGGCGGGGTTGGTAGCGTCCACGTTGAACCCACTCAACAGGCAGCTCTTCTAGTTGCTTGTCTAACGGGATGTTTTGTTCATCACTGCTTTCTACAACAGTTGTCGCTGTTGCACTACCTAATAAAGCATCAAGGCCTCTGCCTAACCCTCTTTTTTTGGTTGCCATTGGTTTTGCTAATCCTGAATAAAAATACTGGTTTGATTATGCCGTAAACTGACGCCAGTTAACACCATAGATTAATAATTAGGCAGTAGCGGCAACTAACTCTTGTTTACGGATAAGTTCACCTGCTAAAGCCAGGTAGGCTAGAGCCCCTTTGGAATGCTTGTCGTATTTTAATACAGGCAAGCCGTAACTGGGAGCTTCTGCCAGGCGAACATTACGAGGAATGATGGTGCGATAAACGGCGTCACCAAAGTGCTCAACCAGCTGAGCTGATACTTCGTTAGTCAGGCTGTTACGAGCGTCGTACATGGTACGTAACAAGCCTTCGATTTTTAGTTTTGGGTTAAGCACAGACACAATCCGACTGATTGTGTCTAACAATGCTGATAACCCCTCTAATGCGTAGTATTCACACTGCATTGGGATAACAACGCCATCAGCGGCTGCCATCGCATTCACAGTGAGCATATTTAATGATGGGGGGCAGTCGATCAAAATAAAGTCGTAGATTGATCCAACCTCGGTAAGGGCTTTTTTAAGTCGTAGTTCTTTTTGCGGGATTTCTAATAACTCAACTTCAGCAGCAGTAAGGTCGGCGTTAGCAGGCAGTAAGTCAAAACCCGCAGGATCAGTAGGGACTAGTGCAGCGGTTGCATCTACTGCACCCACTAAGACATCATAGAT from Spartinivicinus poritis carries:
- a CDS encoding ParB/RepB/Spo0J family partition protein, yielding MATKKRGLGRGLDALLGSATATTVVESSDEQNIPLDKQLEELPVEWVQRGRYQPRRDMHPEALEELASSIKAQGVMQPIVVRPIGQNKYEIIAGERRWRATQLAGLEKIPAVIREVPDEAAIAMALIENIQREDLNPIEEAMALHRLQQEFGLTQQQVADAVGKSRATITNLLRLMTLADDVKTMLEHGDLEMGHARAILTLTKTQQLVAAKTIVAKGLSVRQTEALVRRIQAEAETTKPEQKIDPDIKQLEEELGEKLGTEVLVQHSAKGKGKLVIKYNNLDELDGVLAHIK
- a CDS encoding ParA family protein gives rise to the protein MAKILAVTNQKGGVGKTTTCVNLAASLVATKRQVLVVDLDPQGNATMGSGVDKNALENSIYDVLVGAVDATAALVPTDPAGFDLLPANADLTAAEVELLEIPQKELRLKKALTEVGSIYDFILIDCPPSLNMLTVNAMAAADGVVIPMQCEYYALEGLSALLDTISRIVSVLNPKLKIEGLLRTMYDARNSLTNEVSAQLVEHFGDAVYRTIIPRNVRLAEAPSYGLPVLKYDKHSKGALAYLALAGELIRKQELVAATA